CGGATATTAATTTCCGTAATTTTTCGAACTCCTTTTTCATCTTCCTTAAAATCTACAGTAAAAATACCGTGTAATTCAGTTCCAATCTCAGACGATATGGAATTCAGTGCTTTTTCTGAAAGCTTTACAAGTTCAGGCTCATTAATCAGGCGACCGAATGAAGTATTTCCCGTGATTCCGGAAGGCGCCACCTTGGCCATAATGTAATTGACCCTTTCGGCGCAGGCAGTTCGCTTTAATTCGTTATCAAAATAAAGCATCTTAGAGGCCATATTTCTGCCGGGCAGATACTCGGTGGCAATAAACTCCTCTACCCCTTCATTGATAGAGATCCACTGGGCCAAGGCTGACTCAGATTCTATTTTCAGGGAACCCAGTCCACTGGATCCTTCCGTACTTCGAATCCAGAACACGTCACCTATTTCTTCAACCAGTTCCCGATAATCATAAGAAGAGGGATTGATTTTACTGAATTTTGGAATCAGGGATGAACCTTCCAGATATTCATGCAGGCGATGTTTATTTACCAGGGCAGAAGCGAGGTTGTACTCCGGCAAATGCACTTTTATAGGACAATTTAGTTGATCACGGTTTTTTGCCCATTCCAATACTTCCAACTCGGGTAAAACAACAGCACCTTCAATTTCTTCTTTTTCAATAATATCATTGATAGCTGACCAGTAATTCTTTTCATTGGCCCGGGGTACTACATATGTTGCATCGAAAAGTGACCGGTCATATAAGCCATATGCCAGACGGTCGCAGTCTATACCAATAAAACGAAACGAATTTGACAAGTCCTTTTCAGACAGTTTAACTGCCCTGACAAATGAACGAGGCGTAGGTCCGCCTACTCCGGTTACTAGTATATTCATGATCCTGATCTCTTTATTTTTACATATTCGTCAAAACGGGGCATCCCTACATGGCCTTCATGGGTAATGCCTTCGCGCTTTATTACCTTTACCACCGTCAGCCAGAGAATTTTCAGGTCCAGCCAAAACGATCGGTTATCTACGTACCATACATCCAGTTCCAGTTTTTTATCCCAGCCGATCGCATTTCTTCCGTTCACCTGAGACCAGCCGGTAATTCCAGGCTTTACCTCATGGCGTCTATGCTGTTCTTTTGAAAAGTAGGGAAGATAGTCTATCAATAAGGGTCTGGGCCCTACCAAGCTCATATCTCCTTTTAACACGTTAAAAAGTTCGGGCAGTTCGTCAAGGCTGTATGATCTTAGGAAAGACCCGAACTTGGTCATACGCTCTTCATTTGGCAGCAGGTTACCTTCATCATCGGTTTCATTGGTCATGGTACGAAACTTAATCATATT
This is a stretch of genomic DNA from Halalkalibaculum roseum. It encodes these proteins:
- a CDS encoding sugar transferase, translated to MLKRLFDISVTIPGILLLSPVYIVVAALIVLKLGRPVFFTQERPGLHGKPFNMIKFRTMTNETDDEGNLLPNEERMTKFGSFLRSYSLDELPELFNVLKGDMSLVGPRPLLIDYLPYFSKEQHRRHEVKPGITGWSQVNGRNAIGWDKKLELDVWYVDNRSFWLDLKILWLTVVKVIKREGITHEGHVGMPRFDEYVKIKRSGS